In a genomic window of Blastocatellia bacterium:
- a CDS encoding phage holin family protein — protein sequence MQMRETIPTGINGGIQRESFGELLGELANNSAALVRDEIDLAKQEMSEKVTRLRSGAVTVAIGGLLAFVALLTLTAAAVAGLAHFMDTALAALLVGVVFAAVGGGIAMSGLGRLKRTSLKPKQTIETLEEDKEWLKQLT from the coding sequence ATGCAGATGCGCGAAACGATCCCAACCGGAATCAATGGCGGCATACAGCGCGAGTCGTTCGGCGAGTTGCTCGGCGAACTGGCGAACAATTCGGCGGCGCTCGTCCGCGACGAGATCGACCTGGCCAAGCAGGAGATGAGCGAGAAGGTCACTCGCCTGCGCTCCGGCGCGGTCACCGTAGCCATCGGCGGGCTGCTGGCCTTTGTAGCTTTGCTTACGCTGACCGCCGCGGCGGTCGCCGGGCTGGCGCACTTCATGGATACGGCGCTGGCGGCGCTGCTGGTCGGCGTCGTCTTTGCCGCAGTCGGCGGCGGCATCGCCATGTCGGGCCTCGGACGGCTCAAGCGAACCAGCTTGAAGCCGAAACAGACCATCGAAACTCTTGAGGAGGATAAGGAATGGCTCAAACAACTAACGTAG